The DNA region ATATAATTAAAAATTTATAAATGGTGTCACCTTTTTTACTTGACATAAAGCTTGCCTCCTTAAAGAATACTATTTTGACATATTCATATCCATATGATCAGAACTGTTTTGTGTACTGTTTCCCATATTCATATGATCGGAATTGTTTCCGGCAGAATTATCCATATTCATACCTTTCATATCCATATGTCCTTCTGCATTACTGTTGCTGTATCTATTACTGAATTCTGTGGTATTTGAATAATTAACCTGATAAGCTCCTACAGTTATTAGTAGAATTATAAATGCGGTTAATATTGTAAGTTGCATTTTACTAAACTTTTTATTTTCTTTTTTCCACTTAATAAAGCTAAAACCATGTTCTCTTTCTTTCCAGAAGAATAGTTTATTTTGTAAATATATTAAAAATCTATTTAGAGCCACTCCGAGGGCTACAATAAACATTCCGGCTAAATACATTCTTGGAATTTGATTATTCATTGAAGAATTATGGAAAAGCCATCCTAAACCTGCATTGGAGCTTATCATCTCTGCGGCAATAAGCATAAAAAATGACATTTCTGCACCAACTCTAAGTCCGGCAAAAATTGAAGGCTCTGCTGAAGGTAATAATACTTTTTTGAACAACTGCCAGTTAGATACATTCATGGAACGAGCAGCTTTTATTAAAAGCTTGTCAGCACTTTTGGCTCCTAATATAGTATTATATAAAAGAGGCCATATACATACCCAGGCAACTACAGCTAGCTTTGTGGCTTCACCCATTCCAAAAAATAATATAAATACTGGCAGTAATGAAAAGGGATTTACTTGACCAAGTATTCTGAAAAGTGGATCAAAAAGGTCAGCAGTATCACTAAACCAACCTCCAAGTAAAAGTCCTATAGGTATGGAGATAACAGATGCTATTAGAAGACCCAATATGACTCTCCATAAACTTACCATAATATTAGTAAACAAAGCATTATTGAACCATAATATATATGTTTGTCCTAAAACTGTTGAAAAAGATGGAATAAATTGCGGATTGAATACTCCAATTCTAGGCAGAATTTCCCAAAGAACTAAAAGTAATAACACTCCACTATATCTCCAAATATAATAACTATAATTTCTTTTTGATTTGCTCATAATAATCACCCTATTTCTTTACAATTTTGTTTACAAATTATATTTGGCTGAAATTTACTTTTCTCTATTATGGTGAAGGAGCTGCCATATTCTATTTTGTTTTTCATTAAATTCTTTAGAAGCTCTTATATCTACAGTATTTCTAGGCCTTTTTAAATTTATTTCAATAATTTCTTCAATTCTACCTGGGTTTGAAGACATTACTACTACTCTGTCTGCTAGAAATATTGCTTCGTCTATACTATGAGTTATAAATACAATAGTTTTATTGGTTTTTTCCCATATATCAAGCAGCTCTTCCTGGAGTAATTCTCTGGTTTGGGCATCTACGGCTGCAAAAGGCTCATCCATAAGTAATACTTCTGGGTCATAGGCAAGAGCTCTGGCAATAGCTACTCTTTGTTTCATACCGCCTGATAATTCATGAGGATATCTATTTTCAAATTTATCTAGGCCCACAAGCTTAATGAATTTATTACTTATTTCTCTCCTTTCAGCTTTAGAAATACCTTTTATATCTAACCCAAATTCAATATTTTGTCGTACATTTAGCCATGGAAATAATGCATATCCCTGCAAAATGATTCCTCTGTCAAGATCCGGTCCGGTAATTAATTTTCCATCAATATGTATTTCACCAGAAGTGGGCTTAGAAAGTCCAGCTAAAATATCCAAAAAGGTAGATTTACCGCAGCCGCTGGGACCTACTATAGTTATAAATTCACCTTTTTTTATCTGTAAATTAAAATCTTCTAATGCTAAAAATTCTTCTGCGGCTCCACCTTCTTCAGGAATTACAGTATAAGATTTTCTTATATTTTCAATTGTAACTTTATAGTCATTAACAGAGATTTTATCTAAAATTTCAACTGCTTCACTCATTTAATTTTCCTCCTGATATAATATTATTTGATATTGAACTATTTTAACTGATAATCTAATAATTTTATGGATAGCTGGTTAATCTTTTACAATACTTCATTTTTAATATTTTCATACGTATATTCTCCCTTCTATGAAATAACACTGTAGATAGCCTTATTAATATTCAGCATACAAAAATTATTGATTTCAATTATGGAGTTAAAACTTTTAAATACGACGAAAAGACTAGATATCTAAAAATAATAGATACCTAGTCTCCAGTTTTCTGGTCAACTATAGTAATTTATAATTTCAAATTTAAAAGTAATCCAATATAATTAGTATGTTAATATATTGTAGTATGATTGTCAATATAATTTATAATTTATTAATATTTTCTACATAC from Clostridium pasteurianum BC1 includes:
- a CDS encoding ABC transporter ATP-binding protein gives rise to the protein MSEAVEILDKISVNDYKVTIENIRKSYTVIPEEGGAAEEFLALEDFNLQIKKGEFITIVGPSGCGKSTFLDILAGLSKPTSGEIHIDGKLITGPDLDRGIILQGYALFPWLNVRQNIEFGLDIKGISKAERREISNKFIKLVGLDKFENRYPHELSGGMKQRVAIARALAYDPEVLLMDEPFAAVDAQTRELLQEELLDIWEKTNKTIVFITHSIDEAIFLADRVVVMSSNPGRIEEIIEINLKRPRNTVDIRASKEFNEKQNRIWQLLHHNREK
- a CDS encoding ABC transporter permease, with the protein product MSKSKRNYSYYIWRYSGVLLLLVLWEILPRIGVFNPQFIPSFSTVLGQTYILWFNNALFTNIMVSLWRVILGLLIASVISIPIGLLLGGWFSDTADLFDPLFRILGQVNPFSLLPVFILFFGMGEATKLAVVAWVCIWPLLYNTILGAKSADKLLIKAARSMNVSNWQLFKKVLLPSAEPSIFAGLRVGAEMSFFMLIAAEMISSNAGLGWLFHNSSMNNQIPRMYLAGMFIVALGVALNRFLIYLQNKLFFWKEREHGFSFIKWKKENKKFSKMQLTILTAFIILLITVGAYQVNYSNTTEFSNRYSNSNAEGHMDMKGMNMDNSAGNNSDHMNMGNSTQNSSDHMDMNMSK